Sequence from the Pyrobaculum neutrophilum V24Sta genome:
ACCAACAGGGGGGCTGGCACGGACACCCCAGTCACCACCGCCTCCGCCTCGTCTAGCGTTCGCAGGGGCCTTGGGTCTTCCAGGTGTTCTGCGACGGAGGCTACGTACTTTAGGTCGTGTGGGTTTATCATCCTCTTGAATATCTGCGTCATGGCCTGCGACGCCACGTCTTGGTCGAGCTTGGAGGGCCTTTGGGTGATTAGGCAGAGCCCAAGCCCGAACTTCCTGCCCTCTCTGGCGATCTTTGCAACGTAGCTCTTGCTCACGGCCGCGGCCGCCGGGGCGAAGTTGTGGGCCTCCTCTATCACTATGAAGGTCGTTAGGTTCTTCCTCTGCACCGCCACTCTGTACATCTGGTCGAGTAGGGCCGCCAGGAATATCTGCTGGTCGAGGCTGTCTAGCCCGGATACGTCGAAGACGTGTATGGCGGGGGTCGTGAGGTAGGAGTGGGGGTCGAGGAGCTTTATGGGCTCCCCCTGGTAGGTTTCGCCGTATCTGGTTATGAAGATCGGGCTTGTGTATAGGAGCGTCCTGAGCCTCCCCTCTAGCCCCCGGAGGGCCATGTCGCCGGCGTAGCCCGGCGGCGCCGCGTGTCTACCGCCCTCCACGACCTCCTTTATCAGCTCCTCAACTGTGGTCAACGGTTGCCTCTCGCCGTAGCTGGTGGCGGCTTGCCAGCCCTCCTCCAGTATCCTCCGCTGGGCGTCTGTGAGGCCGTATAGGCTGTCCAGTATTTTTTCAAGTGTGCGGAGGGGGAGGGTCCTCGGGTTTACGCCGACTCTGGTGTAGCTCCTGGGCCTTCCAAACCTCCTTCTGAAGGCCTCGTCTATAGGCGTGGTGTCCACCTTGCCGACTACATAGATCTTGACCTTCTCCGCGACGGCCTTCCCCTCCTCGGAGGCGGGCTGAGACATGGCTGAGTACTCGCCGTGGGGGTCGACCACGACTATGGGTATGTCCAAGGCGCTGATTCTCTCTATTATGACCCCCGCCAGCCAGCTTTTGCCCGCCCCAGTGCTGGCGAGTATGGCGCAGTGGTGGGTCACAAGCCTCTCCGCGTCTACCCAGGCCGGGATGTCGGTCCCCTTTATCCTGCCTATGGTGACGTAGGTGCCCTCGTCAGGCGGGGCAAAAAACTCCTCAAGCTCCCTCTTGGAGGTTCGGTACACGAAAGCCAGCGGTTTGACGGGCTTCTGTGGCCGCACGATCCGGCGGCCCTCCCTTGCCCCCAGAACCGCGGCCTTGGCCTCCGTGTAGTACAAGGCCTCTTCTATGCCCAACACCTCCTTCACCTCCTCCACCGCCTCGGCGTCGTCGAATTGTGAGATGAGGCGCGGCTCGGCGGCGGCGTTTCTGTACCTCAGCGCGACGACACGCGAGATGACGCGCCTCCCGTCGATCTCCACAGCTACGAAGGAGCCGACGTCTAGCTCCACTCCTCGGAACGTCTTAAATATGTAGTGGTATATAGAGGGGGATCTCACCACGACGCCTATCTTCTCCACTCTAAATGCCGACGCCGCCGTTTTTAAGACCGGCCGCCACTATCCAGCCAGCTTCTTGACCACTTCGGCCAGCTGGTTGGGCTCCACCACGTATACGTGGCCTCTGCCGTCGACGATCTCGGCCCTGTCTTCGAAGATGTATACCGTATACAGCGGGGGGTCCACCGAGGTGAAGTGCTCCACGGGGAAGGCCCTCCTCACCACGCCCTGCCTATCTATGTATACTTTTACATAGTGGCTCTCGTGTTGGACTAACACCTCGTGGAGTCCGCCCACCGGCTCCTTGTCTATCCTCAGCTCTATCTTGACCTCTCTCCCGCATATTGGACATCTAAACGTAGCCACGTGGTAATCTGGGGGTTAAATTAATCTTATGGCGGTTCTCGGGTCCAGCCTGCCCTCTATGAACTCGTGGAAGTTCAACACGGGGGTTCTTATCCTGTCGAGGTCGTCTATCCCTATGCGGGGACACGCCGTGTTTACGACGAGGTCGAACTGGAGGTCGTCTATGTACTCGGGGGCGGCCTCGTCGAGTAGAACCACGGTGAGGCCGCGTCGGGCGAGCGCCTCGGCTTTTTCGTCCTGCCGCTGGCCCGGCTTCGTGGTGAGCAAAACCGCGATGCGCCGTGGGGCGGCCACGTGGGCGCGCGCCTTGAGCTTCATAACTCTGGCGAAGTCCTGCTCGACGTTTCTCACCTCGCCCCGGAAGGGGTCCACCTGGTACACCTCGGCCTCGGGGTAGAAGAACTTGAGCGTCAGCGGGTAGAACAGGCCTGTGGCTACCACGTACGCCGGCCCCTCCGGCGGCTCCCCCACCCAGCAGCCCGTGATGGGCTCCCTCGCCGTGGGGATGCCGCTCTCCCGCCGGATGGCCTCGGCTATTTTCCTGTAGGGTAGTGGGAAGTAGAGCTTCCCCGCTCCTTCGATCTTGGGGAGGCGGGGCGGCGGCTTGTAGTATACGGGGATGAAGTATATCTGGACGTTCCCCGTCTTAAGCCTGTAGAGGTCCTGCTCTATCTTCTCCAGGTCGCCTCCGAGGTTCCTCTGGAGGAGGTGGGCCACGTTGGGGGGCACGCCGTGGCCTAGGTGGAATATCCGCCTGTAGCGGGGGTCCGTTCTGACGTCGCAGGACCCCCAGACGGGCCGGCCTGACGCGGTTGCGCCGGTTTTCTCCGCTATCTCCAACGCCAACCACTTGAAGCCGGGGGGCGCCTCGATGAGGGTGTCCGGCCCCGCCTCCCATGCGAGGGGGTGTACCTCAACCGCCTCCACTGCCGTCCTCCGACATGGATTTTAAAGCCGTTTCGAGGGTCGTCTTGAGGTCCTGCCTGCGCTCCTTCAGCGCTTTGTAGTACCTCTCGAACTCGTCCTTTATCTCCTGGATTAGTCTCGTTGGCGCCGCCGCCCCCCTTACGACGTCTTGGAGAGCCTTCTCCATCTTGGCGCGGACTGTCGGCTCTATGAGCTCTGGGGCGTACTGAAACAGCGCCGTGGCCAAGGCCTCGCCGAGCTTAGTGGGGATGCACTTGCCCCTCTGGAGGCGCATGTAGCCCCTCTTCACGTTGGTATGTATGTGGTCCTGCATGGTGGCGTCGGTCCCAATTCCGTACTTTTTCATAAGGGCGAGTAGCTCGGACTCGGACATCTGAGGCGGCGGCTCGGTCTCGCGCTCGACGACCTCCACGCGGATGGCTTTGGCGGCTTCGCCGGCCTCCACCCTCGGCAGGGGCTTATCCCTCTGCCGCTCCCAGGGGTATATCCTCCAGTAGCCCTCCTCAATCGTCCTCTGGCCCTCCGCCTCAAGCTCAACACCTCCGAAGGTCGCCACGATCCTCTGCTTTTCTACGAGAGCTGGCGGGCTGAGGGTCGCGAGGAAGTGCCTAACGACTAGGTCGTATATGGCCCACGCCTGTCTGCCAAGCTTGCCGAAGACCTTGTAGATCTCGCCCTGGGTCGCGCCCCTGGTGGGGTATATCGGGGGGTGGGCTCCGTCGTCTGAGTCGCCTCTGGTGGGTTTGAAGCCCCTTTTTAGCAACTCCTCGGCATAGGGGCCGTGTTCCCCGCCCGCCAGCTCCTTTAAAACCTCCCGAAGGTCCAGCGTGGAGGGGTATATGGTGGTCTCCGTACGCGGGTAGGAGATGTAGCCGGCGCGGTATAGCTCCTCGGCGGTGTCTAGGGCCTTTTTCGAGCTT
This genomic interval carries:
- a CDS encoding diphthamide synthesis protein; translated protein: MEAVEVHPLAWEAGPDTLIEAPPGFKWLALEIAEKTGATASGRPVWGSCDVRTDPRYRRIFHLGHGVPPNVAHLLQRNLGGDLEKIEQDLYRLKTGNVQIYFIPVYYKPPPRLPKIEGAGKLYFPLPYRKIAEAIRRESGIPTAREPITGCWVGEPPEGPAYVVATGLFYPLTLKFFYPEAEVYQVDPFRGEVRNVEQDFARVMKLKARAHVAAPRRIAVLLTTKPGQRQDEKAEALARRGLTVVLLDEAAPEYIDDLQFDLVVNTACPRIGIDDLDRIRTPVLNFHEFIEGRLDPRTAIRLI
- a CDS encoding DNA topoisomerase — protein: MDLIVAEKRSVAQAIARYLGGSYKSGRLYGVPFYSFTYLGREAAALGLSGHIMDYDFTARENVWTWIPPEELFRATPVLVFRPETANYVKALRSLAKKAERVYLALDADVEGEAIAYEAALVVKLVNRRAEIYRVRFNAVTYRDVRSAFQKPTKLDLRQVEKVFTRMQIDLTLGAVFTRFLTLTVRNSLERGRFLSYGPCQTPVLGIVVTRELQRRNFKPEKYYVIKALVEIGGHAVEMASTERFKTRREAETAAASVKRGVVKTAVYRQHAVQPPEPLETVELERRASRWLGISSKKALDTAEELYRAGYISYPRTETTIYPSTLDLREVLKELAGGEHGPYAEELLKRGFKPTRGDSDDGAHPPIYPTRGATQGEIYKVFGKLGRQAWAIYDLVVRHFLATLSPPALVEKQRIVATFGGVELEAEGQRTIEEGYWRIYPWERQRDKPLPRVEAGEAAKAIRVEVVERETEPPPQMSESELLALMKKYGIGTDATMQDHIHTNVKRGYMRLQRGKCIPTKLGEALATALFQYAPELIEPTVRAKMEKALQDVVRGAAAPTRLIQEIKDEFERYYKALKERRQDLKTTLETALKSMSEDGSGGG
- a CDS encoding helicase HerA domain-containing protein; the protein is MEKIGVVVRSPSIYHYIFKTFRGVELDVGSFVAVEIDGRRVISRVVALRYRNAAAEPRLISQFDDAEAVEEVKEVLGIEEALYYTEAKAAVLGAREGRRIVRPQKPVKPLAFVYRTSKRELEEFFAPPDEGTYVTIGRIKGTDIPAWVDAERLVTHHCAILASTGAGKSWLAGVIIERISALDIPIVVVDPHGEYSAMSQPASEEGKAVAEKVKIYVVGKVDTTPIDEAFRRRFGRPRSYTRVGVNPRTLPLRTLEKILDSLYGLTDAQRRILEEGWQAATSYGERQPLTTVEELIKEVVEGGRHAAPPGYAGDMALRGLEGRLRTLLYTSPIFITRYGETYQGEPIKLLDPHSYLTTPAIHVFDVSGLDSLDQQIFLAALLDQMYRVAVQRKNLTTFIVIEEAHNFAPAAAAVSKSYVAKIAREGRKFGLGLCLITQRPSKLDQDVASQAMTQIFKRMINPHDLKYVASVAEHLEDPRPLRTLDEAEAVVTGVSVPAPLLVTVGERWTHHGGATPKLRRESRI